CTCGACCAGGGCGAAGGGAAGGAGCATCGCTCCCGCCGCGAGCTGCTGGCCCATCGAGATGGTGATCGGCGGAACGTTGCGGAACTCGCGGTGGAGATAGAGAGCCGCGACCCCGTAGGAGCCGGCCGCCAGGAGCGAGAGGGCGACCGAGATCAGGATCCCGGTCGTCAGCGGGAACGGAGCGACGCCCACCGCGATCCCCACACCGACGATTCCCAGGAGAAGACCGAGGGAGGTGCGGCGAGAGAGCGCCGCGCTCAGGAAGGAGACCGCGAGAACGGTCGAGAAGATCGGAGCGGTGGAGTTGAGCAGCGCGGCGTACGACGCGGGCAGCTCGAGCTCGCTGATCGCGATCAGCGTGAACGGGAGCGCCGCGTTCAGCGCTCCAAGGATGAAGTAGGCCCTCCAGCGGCTTCGAAGATCGGGAAACCGCGTGCGCAGCTGGCCGGACGCTGCGATGT
The nucleotide sequence above comes from Thermoplasmata archaeon. Encoded proteins:
- a CDS encoding DMT family transporter, producing the protein MRAREYIYLVVLSAIWGLSYVFIQVASPLLGPALLIDLRVLVAAGVVLAYIAASGQLRTRFPDLRSRWRAYFILGALNAALPFTLIAISELELPASYAALLNSTAPIFSTVLAVSFLSAALSRRTSLGLLLGIVGVGIAVGVAPFPLTTGILISVALSLLAAGSYGVAALYLHREFRNVPPITISMGQQLAAGAMLLPFALVEVPSARFTPLAVEAMLGLALLSTVLAYLLYFHILQVAGPTQALSVTFLMPIFGVLWGHLLLGEPIGLVGRN